The following proteins are co-located in the Microbacterium immunditiarum genome:
- a CDS encoding CynX/NimT family MFS transporter, with protein MPWLVITGVLVAALSLRGPIVAPTPVLTDIERDLDVGAAAAGLLTTAPVLMFALLTPVAAVVIRRAGAETALVVSLSGVLLGTFVRALPGFGSMLVGMVVIGASITIGNVVIPVIIRRDVRPERVAIVTAAYAAMLNAGSLITSLLTAPLASVIGWPAALLTWSVITIAGIIVWAAHLQRERRAGDDPDELYSGVPAPAASSSAPGRDVDPDILTGPLPVVTRRGGERRMLRRPVAWLLVASFALQCTIYYALSTWLPTFAADELQLDAASAGAIASVYQGVGIAGAFLVPLLMRFTPRIVTPLVICASWLVVTIGLLAAPGSLWVWLAVGAIGHAGGFVVIFSALVAVARDDAEAAGLSALVQGFGYAVGALGAPVVGALHEATGEWTAALVLLLILAIGYCATLLAAIAAAGRPRR; from the coding sequence ATGCCCTGGCTCGTGATCACGGGCGTTCTCGTCGCGGCGCTGAGCCTGCGAGGCCCGATCGTCGCACCGACCCCGGTGCTCACCGACATCGAGCGCGACCTCGATGTCGGAGCCGCCGCGGCGGGCCTGCTCACAACGGCTCCCGTGCTCATGTTCGCGCTGCTCACGCCGGTCGCGGCGGTCGTGATCCGGAGGGCGGGCGCCGAGACCGCGCTCGTCGTCTCGCTCAGCGGCGTCCTCCTCGGCACGTTCGTGCGCGCCCTCCCGGGGTTCGGCTCGATGCTCGTCGGGATGGTCGTCATCGGCGCGTCGATCACGATCGGCAACGTCGTGATCCCGGTGATCATCCGGCGCGACGTGCGGCCCGAACGGGTCGCGATCGTGACGGCGGCGTACGCCGCGATGCTCAATGCCGGCTCGCTCATCACATCGCTGCTCACGGCGCCCCTCGCGTCGGTGATCGGCTGGCCCGCGGCGCTGCTCACCTGGTCGGTCATCACGATCGCCGGGATCATCGTGTGGGCGGCGCACCTCCAGCGCGAGCGGCGTGCCGGCGACGACCCGGACGAGCTGTACTCCGGCGTCCCGGCGCCGGCCGCGTCCTCATCCGCCCCCGGCCGGGACGTCGATCCCGACATCCTCACGGGACCGCTGCCGGTCGTGACGCGTCGAGGCGGGGAGCGACGGATGCTCCGCCGCCCCGTGGCCTGGCTCCTCGTCGCATCCTTCGCGCTTCAGTGCACGATCTACTACGCGCTGTCCACGTGGCTGCCGACGTTCGCCGCCGACGAGCTGCAGCTCGACGCGGCATCCGCCGGCGCGATCGCATCCGTCTATCAGGGCGTCGGCATCGCGGGGGCGTTCCTCGTGCCGCTGCTCATGCGGTTCACACCGCGGATCGTCACGCCGCTCGTGATCTGCGCGTCGTGGCTCGTCGTGACGATCGGGCTCCTCGCCGCGCCCGGATCGCTGTGGGTGTGGCTCGCGGTCGGCGCGATCGGCCACGCGGGCGGGTTCGTCGTCATCTTCTCGGCGCTCGTCGCGGTCGCGCGCGACGACGCCGAGGCAGCCGGACTGTCGGCGCTCGTTCAGGGCTTCGGATACGCGGTCGGGGCCCTCGGCGCACCCGTCGTGGGCGCGCTGCACGAGGCGACGGGGGAGTGGACGGCTGCCCTCGTGCTCCTGCTCATCCTCGCGATCGGCTACTGCGCGACGCTGCTGGCCGCGATCGCCGCAGCCGGACGGCCCAGGCGCTAG
- a CDS encoding aromatic ring-opening dioxygenase LigA, whose product MSDAVAPEAADAIEPPARTTGGVKVVGILGILAGIALIVVAIIVWIVVTTQLRAENITIPDDAMAFQGQQVTGPFTAYVQADIINRHALEASGGQTYAELPQDDPMRATMMNASFLRASLFTSVVSYGVSAFAAAVGVLSIMFGWALHRLATAPVVVKRSSFAGPAE is encoded by the coding sequence ATGTCAGATGCCGTCGCCCCCGAAGCCGCCGACGCGATCGAACCGCCCGCCCGCACGACCGGGGGCGTGAAGGTCGTCGGGATCCTCGGCATCCTCGCCGGCATCGCGCTGATCGTCGTCGCGATCATCGTGTGGATCGTCGTGACGACGCAGCTGCGGGCCGAGAACATCACGATCCCCGACGACGCGATGGCGTTCCAGGGTCAGCAGGTGACCGGCCCGTTCACCGCCTATGTGCAGGCCGACATCATCAACCGCCATGCGCTCGAGGCCTCCGGCGGCCAGACGTACGCCGAGCTGCCGCAGGACGACCCGATGCGCGCGACGATGATGAACGCGTCGTTCTTGCGGGCGTCGCTGTTCACGTCGGTCGTGTCGTACGGCGTGTCCGCCTTCGCGGCGGCGGTCGGCGTGCTCTCGATCATGTTCGGATGGGCGCTGCACCGCCTCGCCACGGCGCCCGTCGTCGTGAAGCGGTCGTCTTTCGCCGGGCCGGCGGAGTGA
- a CDS encoding PHP domain-containing protein, whose amino-acid sequence MHPREALIEIATLLERERSSRYKSKAFRAAADAIAGLNDEQLRDAASVRRLKGVGESTFAVIQEALAGGVPAYLADLRERAGVQRESQLRALLRGDLHSHSDWSDGLTSIDLMVETARILGHEYVALTDHSPRLRVANGLSPERLRAQREVVEGFRDERFTLLWGIEVDILDDGALDQEPELLDELDVVVASAHSKLRMEAGPMTRRFIRAVSNPRTDVLGHVTGRLVEGSRGTRPQSAFDARAVFEACAEHGVAVEINSRPERQDPPDDLLALALEIGCLFSIDSDAHAPGQLSLIDYGAERAERAGIPADRIVTTWPLKRLREWLRRPR is encoded by the coding sequence ATGCACCCGCGTGAGGCGCTCATCGAGATCGCGACCCTGCTCGAGCGTGAGCGGTCGTCGCGTTACAAGTCGAAGGCGTTCCGCGCCGCCGCCGACGCGATCGCGGGCCTGAACGACGAGCAGCTTCGGGACGCCGCATCCGTCCGTCGCCTCAAGGGCGTCGGCGAGTCGACCTTCGCGGTGATCCAGGAGGCGCTCGCGGGCGGCGTCCCCGCCTATCTCGCGGACCTGCGCGAGCGGGCCGGGGTGCAGCGCGAGTCGCAACTGCGGGCGCTGCTTCGCGGCGACCTGCACAGTCACAGCGATTGGTCGGACGGGCTCACCTCGATCGACCTCATGGTCGAGACGGCGCGCATCCTCGGGCACGAGTACGTCGCCCTCACCGATCACTCGCCGCGCCTGCGCGTCGCGAACGGACTCTCGCCCGAGCGGCTGCGGGCGCAGCGCGAGGTCGTGGAGGGGTTCCGCGACGAGCGGTTCACGCTGCTGTGGGGAATCGAGGTCGATATCCTCGACGACGGGGCGCTCGACCAGGAGCCCGAGCTGCTCGACGAGCTCGACGTCGTCGTGGCGTCGGCGCACTCGAAGCTGCGCATGGAGGCCGGGCCGATGACCCGCCGGTTCATCCGGGCCGTGTCGAATCCGCGGACCGACGTGCTCGGCCACGTGACGGGTCGCCTCGTCGAGGGCTCACGGGGCACCCGACCGCAGTCGGCATTCGACGCGCGGGCGGTGTTCGAGGCGTGCGCCGAGCACGGCGTCGCCGTCGAGATCAACTCCCGGCCGGAGCGGCAGGATCCGCCCGACGACCTCCTCGCGCTCGCCCTCGAGATCGGATGCCTCTTCTCGATCGACTCCGACGCACACGCGCCCGGCCAGCTCTCGCTCATCGATTATGGGGCGGAGCGCGCCGAGCGCGCGGGCATCCCCGCCGACAGGATCGTCACGACGTGGCCGCTGAAGCGGCTGCGCGAATGGCTGCGAAGGCCGCGATGA
- a CDS encoding 5'-3' exonuclease: MPGRLMLLDSASLYFRAFYGVPDSVRSPDGTPVNAVRGFLDIIARLVTTYSPTDLVACWDDDWRPQWRVDLIPSYKTHRVAQVVEGAPDIEVVPEALEAQVPVIREALAAVGIVIVGAAEHEADDVIGTLATRARQPVDVVTGDRDLFQLVDDSRDVRVIYTARGMSNLEVVTDETVVKKYGVLPQQYADFATLRGDSSDGLPGVAGIGEKSAAGLLATYGDLPGILAAADSGEGGMSAGVRAKIEAGLPYLAVAPTVVGVVRDLDLPEVDARLRPLDESAKADAAGFAGRWGLGGAMTRLIDALDRVEAG; this comes from the coding sequence ATGCCCGGCCGCCTCATGCTGCTCGACAGCGCTTCGCTCTATTTCCGCGCGTTCTACGGCGTACCCGACTCGGTGCGCTCCCCCGACGGCACGCCGGTCAACGCGGTGCGCGGGTTCCTCGACATCATCGCGCGGCTCGTGACGACGTACTCGCCCACCGACCTCGTCGCGTGCTGGGACGACGACTGGCGCCCGCAGTGGCGCGTCGACCTCATCCCGTCATACAAGACGCACCGCGTGGCGCAGGTCGTCGAGGGCGCGCCCGACATCGAGGTCGTGCCCGAGGCGCTCGAGGCACAGGTGCCCGTCATCCGCGAGGCGCTCGCGGCGGTCGGCATCGTCATCGTCGGAGCGGCCGAGCACGAGGCCGACGACGTGATCGGCACGCTCGCGACCCGGGCGAGGCAGCCCGTCGACGTCGTCACGGGCGATCGCGACCTCTTCCAGCTCGTCGACGATTCGCGGGACGTGCGGGTCATCTACACCGCCCGCGGCATGAGCAACCTCGAGGTCGTCACCGACGAGACCGTCGTCAAGAAGTACGGGGTGCTTCCGCAGCAGTACGCGGATTTCGCGACGCTGCGCGGCGACTCGTCCGACGGCCTTCCCGGCGTGGCGGGCATCGGCGAGAAGTCGGCAGCGGGGCTCCTCGCCACCTACGGCGACCTTCCGGGGATCCTGGCCGCGGCCGACAGCGGCGAGGGCGGCATGAGCGCCGGCGTGCGCGCCAAGATCGAGGCCGGCCTTCCCTATCTCGCCGTCGCACCGACCGTCGTGGGGGTCGTGCGCGACCTCGATCTGCCCGAGGTCGACGCGCGTCTGCGTCCGCTCGACGAATCGGCGAAGGCGGATGCCGCCGGCTTCGCCGGCCGCTGGGGACTCGGCGGCGCGATGACGCGGCTCATCGACGCGCTCGACCGCGTCGAGGCAGGCTAG
- the ileS gene encoding isoleucine--tRNA ligase translates to MTYPRPSAFGPAADAARSAIVPSPRFPEIELEVLDFWKHDDTFRASIAQREGAPEWVFYDGPPFANGLPHYGHLLTGYAKDLFPRFQTMRGHKVDRVFGWDTHGLPAELEAMKQLDITEKQQIEDMGIAAFNAKARESVLEYTREWEDYVTRQARWVDFERGYKTLDTSYMESVLWAFKTLHDQGLAYEGYRVLPYCWRDETPLSSHELRMDDDVYKMRQDPSVTVTFPLVGAKAEALGLTGVRALAWTTTPWTLPTNLALAVGPGIRYAVVPGGPNGASDVPAGDDRESAVAHRYLLAEELLGGYAKDLGYESPEAARDAVERVVVGSELDGVSYDRLFDYYADAETWGTQNAWRVLVDDYVTTSDGTGIVHQAPAYGEDDQRVAEAAGIPTILSVDDGGRFLPQVTDVAGELWMDANTPLVRLLRQNGRLLRLASYEHSYPHCWRCRNPLIYKAVSSWFVRVTAIKERMLENNEQITWVPENVKHGQFGKWLEGARDWSVSRNRYWGSPIPVWKSDDPEHPRIDVYGSLDELERDFGALPRNEAGEVDLHRPFIDDLTRPNPDDPTGRSTMRRIEDVFDVWFDSGSMPYAQVHYPFENQEWFDEHSPADFIVEYIGQTRGWFYVMHVLSTALFDRPAFTGVSCHGIVLGSDGLKMSKSLRNYPDVSEVFDRDGSDAMRWFLMASSVLRGGNLVVTEEGIRAGVREFLLPLWNAWYFFATYANAAGGPSTGSGTGGEGYEASWRTDSTDVLDRYILALTGDLVRGVAEDLEGLDSTLAAAKLRDFAEVLTNWYIRRSRDRFWTGVTEDPASRDAFDTLYTVLETLTRVAAPLIPLVSERVWQGLTGGRSVHLQDWPDPAEFPPADDIRSAMDAVREVSSVANALRKKEGKRVRLPLAKLTVAVTDAASLAQFEDILRDELNVKAVELVPLTETLAEEYGISRRLTVNARAAGPRLGKQVQHVIAGAKAGVWEERDGVVIVDGIGLEPGEYDLALEAGGVGEGTAIALLPSGGFVLLETATTPELEAEGLARDVIRAVQDTRKAAGFEVSDRIRLELAFDDVDDRVAVETAFDIANVAGETLAVEHSLYGPRGSRPDKPKPGHVAEFAAGTFANRGAFEVAVTKSGASA, encoded by the coding sequence ATGACCTACCCCCGACCCTCCGCCTTCGGGCCCGCGGCCGACGCCGCCCGGTCCGCCATCGTGCCGAGCCCGCGCTTCCCTGAGATCGAGCTCGAGGTGCTCGATTTCTGGAAGCACGACGACACGTTCCGCGCGTCGATCGCGCAGCGCGAGGGCGCTCCCGAGTGGGTGTTCTACGACGGCCCTCCGTTCGCGAACGGCCTGCCGCACTACGGTCACCTGCTGACCGGCTACGCGAAGGACCTCTTCCCGCGCTTCCAGACCATGCGCGGTCACAAGGTGGACCGCGTGTTCGGATGGGACACGCACGGCCTGCCCGCCGAGCTCGAGGCGATGAAGCAGCTCGACATCACCGAGAAGCAGCAGATCGAGGACATGGGCATCGCCGCGTTCAACGCGAAAGCCCGCGAGTCGGTGCTCGAGTACACGCGCGAGTGGGAGGACTACGTCACCCGCCAGGCGCGCTGGGTCGACTTCGAGCGCGGCTACAAGACCCTCGACACGAGCTACATGGAGTCGGTGCTCTGGGCGTTCAAGACGCTCCACGACCAGGGCCTCGCGTACGAGGGCTACCGCGTGCTGCCGTACTGCTGGCGGGACGAGACGCCACTGTCGAGCCACGAGCTGCGCATGGACGACGACGTCTACAAGATGCGCCAGGACCCGTCGGTCACCGTGACCTTCCCGCTGGTCGGCGCGAAGGCCGAGGCGCTCGGCCTCACCGGCGTGCGCGCGCTCGCGTGGACGACGACCCCCTGGACGCTGCCGACGAACCTCGCGCTGGCCGTCGGTCCCGGCATCCGCTATGCCGTCGTTCCCGGCGGGCCGAACGGCGCGTCCGACGTCCCCGCGGGCGACGATCGCGAGAGCGCTGTCGCGCACCGGTACCTGCTCGCGGAGGAGCTGCTCGGCGGCTACGCGAAGGACCTCGGCTACGAGTCGCCCGAGGCGGCGCGCGACGCGGTCGAACGCGTGGTCGTGGGCTCGGAGCTCGACGGCGTGTCGTACGACCGGCTGTTCGACTACTACGCGGATGCCGAGACCTGGGGCACCCAGAACGCGTGGCGCGTCCTCGTCGACGACTACGTGACCACCAGCGACGGCACCGGGATCGTGCACCAGGCGCCCGCGTACGGCGAGGACGACCAGCGCGTGGCCGAGGCGGCCGGGATCCCGACGATCCTGTCGGTCGACGACGGCGGACGGTTCCTCCCGCAGGTGACCGATGTGGCGGGCGAGCTGTGGATGGACGCCAACACGCCCCTCGTGCGCCTGCTGCGCCAGAACGGGCGCCTGCTGCGCCTCGCGAGCTACGAGCACTCGTACCCGCACTGCTGGCGCTGCCGCAACCCGCTCATCTACAAGGCGGTGTCGAGCTGGTTCGTGCGCGTGACCGCGATCAAGGAGCGCATGCTCGAGAACAACGAGCAGATCACGTGGGTGCCCGAGAACGTCAAGCACGGCCAGTTCGGCAAGTGGCTCGAGGGCGCTCGCGACTGGTCGGTGAGCCGCAACCGCTACTGGGGATCGCCGATCCCCGTGTGGAAGAGCGATGACCCCGAGCACCCGCGCATCGACGTGTACGGGTCGCTGGACGAGCTCGAGCGCGACTTCGGCGCACTCCCGCGGAACGAGGCGGGCGAGGTCGACCTGCACCGCCCGTTCATCGACGATCTCACGCGCCCGAATCCCGACGATCCGACCGGACGCAGCACGATGCGCCGCATCGAGGACGTGTTCGACGTGTGGTTCGACTCGGGCTCGATGCCTTACGCACAGGTGCACTATCCGTTCGAGAACCAGGAGTGGTTCGACGAGCACTCGCCGGCGGATTTCATCGTCGAGTACATCGGGCAGACGCGCGGCTGGTTCTACGTCATGCACGTGCTGTCCACCGCACTGTTCGACCGGCCCGCGTTCACAGGGGTGTCGTGCCACGGCATCGTGCTGGGCAGCGACGGGCTGAAGATGTCGAAGTCGCTGCGCAACTACCCCGACGTGAGCGAGGTCTTCGACCGGGACGGTTCCGACGCGATGCGCTGGTTCCTCATGGCGAGCTCCGTGCTGCGCGGCGGCAACCTCGTCGTCACGGAGGAGGGCATCCGCGCGGGCGTGCGCGAGTTCCTGCTGCCGCTGTGGAACGCGTGGTACTTCTTCGCGACGTATGCGAACGCCGCCGGCGGCCCTTCGACAGGCTCAGGGACCGGGGGCGAGGGCTACGAGGCGTCGTGGCGCACCGACTCGACGGACGTGCTCGACCGGTACATCCTCGCGCTCACGGGCGACCTCGTGCGCGGCGTCGCGGAGGACCTGGAGGGGCTCGACTCGACGCTCGCGGCCGCGAAGCTGCGCGACTTCGCCGAGGTGCTCACGAACTGGTACATCCGCCGTTCGCGCGACCGGTTCTGGACCGGCGTGACCGAGGACCCCGCCAGCCGCGACGCCTTCGACACCCTCTACACGGTGCTCGAGACGCTCACCCGCGTCGCGGCGCCGCTTATCCCGCTCGTCTCCGAGCGCGTGTGGCAGGGCCTCACGGGCGGGCGCAGCGTGCACCTGCAGGACTGGCCGGATCCCGCGGAGTTCCCGCCCGCCGACGACATCCGCTCCGCGATGGACGCCGTGCGCGAGGTCTCGAGCGTCGCCAACGCGCTGCGCAAGAAGGAGGGCAAGCGCGTGCGCCTGCCGCTCGCGAAGCTGACGGTGGCGGTGACGGATGCCGCGTCCCTCGCGCAGTTCGAGGACATCCTGCGCGACGAGCTCAACGTCAAGGCGGTCGAGCTCGTGCCGCTCACCGAGACGCTCGCCGAGGAGTACGGCATCAGCCGGCGCCTCACCGTGAACGCGCGGGCCGCCGGGCCGCGCCTGGGCAAGCAGGTGCAGCACGTCATCGCGGGTGCGAAGGCGGGGGTGTGGGAGGAGCGCGACGGGGTCGTGATCGTCGACGGCATCGGCCTCGAGCCCGGTGAGTACGACCTCGCGCTCGAGGCCGGGGGCGTCGGTGAGGGCACCGCGATCGCACTGCTGCCGTCGGGCGGCTTCGTGCTGCTCGAGACCGCGACGACCCCCGAGCTCGAGGCCGAGGGCCTCGCGCGCGATGTCATCCGCGCGGTGCAGGACACGCGCAAGGCCGCCGGCTTCGAGGTGAGCGACCGCATCCGCCTCGAGCTCGCGTTCGACGACGTCGACGACCGCGTCGCGGTCGAGACCGCGTTCGACATCGCGAACGTGGCGGGTGAGACGCTCGCGGTCGAGCACTCGCTGTACGGTCCGCGGGGCAGCCGTCCCGACAAGCCCAAGCCGGGGCACGTCGCCGAGTTCGCGGCCGGAACATTCGCGAACCGCGGCGCGTTCGAGGTCGCGGTGACGAAGTCGGGGGCATCCGCATGA
- a CDS encoding GH1 family beta-glucosidase, which produces MPDTPFSRPVISRRALLTAAGAGTVAVALAACTADAPPTPTRTAVQSPAPWIVPDGPMRFPSGFTWGAATSAYQVEGSLAADGRTPSVWDTFAARAGTIRDGSNGEPAADQYRRYEEDIGLMASLGLAAYRFSLSWSRIVPTSTGTINSRGIEHYRRMLDALVGRGIRPAITLFHWDLPQWVQDAGGWIQRETADLFAEYAAACFDAFGDVDADWMTLNEPKTHAFVGHWYGAHAPGLRSPDVAAAAVHHQLLAHGRAVERFRLSGAGGRIGIALNLIPVYPTDPDEPEAAWRVDARENRLFLDPILLGTYPEDAVGGESGQLPADPVTFRGQQKSGDLATISAPLDFLAVQYYGVTGVNPGGRETQIAPTSAAPWQQVLPEGLYDLLTRLAADYPAIPLLITENGIPDRSSDVTVDDPERLEFFRAHFQQAARAIDGGVPLEGYYVWSLLDNFEWAEGYTQRWGIVAVDFETQERLPKRSAGFYAEVIAANAVPPA; this is translated from the coding sequence ATGCCAGACACCCCGTTCTCCCGTCCCGTGATCTCGCGCCGCGCGCTGCTGACCGCCGCCGGCGCGGGGACGGTCGCCGTCGCGCTGGCGGCGTGCACGGCGGATGCTCCGCCCACCCCCACGCGAACCGCCGTGCAGAGTCCCGCGCCGTGGATCGTGCCCGACGGGCCGATGCGATTCCCCTCGGGCTTCACGTGGGGAGCCGCCACGAGCGCGTACCAGGTGGAGGGATCGCTCGCCGCCGACGGGCGGACGCCGTCTGTGTGGGATACGTTCGCCGCCCGCGCGGGGACCATCCGGGACGGATCCAACGGCGAGCCGGCCGCGGACCAGTACCGGCGGTACGAGGAGGACATCGGCCTCATGGCGAGCCTCGGCCTCGCGGCGTACCGCTTCTCGCTGTCGTGGTCGCGAATCGTGCCCACCAGCACGGGGACGATCAACTCCAGGGGCATCGAACACTACCGGCGCATGCTCGACGCGCTCGTCGGGCGCGGCATCCGTCCTGCCATCACGCTCTTCCACTGGGACCTGCCGCAATGGGTGCAGGATGCGGGCGGGTGGATCCAGCGGGAGACCGCGGACCTCTTCGCCGAGTACGCCGCCGCATGCTTCGACGCGTTCGGCGATGTCGACGCGGACTGGATGACCCTCAACGAGCCCAAGACCCACGCGTTCGTCGGGCACTGGTACGGCGCGCACGCTCCCGGCCTGCGCTCGCCCGACGTCGCGGCCGCGGCCGTGCACCACCAGCTGCTGGCGCACGGGCGCGCGGTCGAGCGCTTCCGCCTGAGCGGTGCGGGGGGACGCATCGGCATCGCGCTGAACCTCATCCCGGTGTACCCGACCGACCCGGACGAGCCGGAGGCGGCATGGCGGGTCGACGCGCGCGAGAACCGGCTGTTCCTCGATCCGATCCTGCTCGGCACCTATCCCGAGGATGCCGTCGGAGGCGAGTCGGGACAGCTCCCCGCCGACCCCGTCACCTTCCGGGGGCAGCAGAAATCCGGGGACCTCGCGACGATCTCGGCTCCCCTCGACTTCCTCGCGGTGCAGTACTACGGCGTGACCGGTGTGAATCCCGGCGGCCGTGAGACCCAGATCGCTCCGACATCGGCCGCGCCGTGGCAGCAGGTGCTGCCCGAGGGGCTGTACGACCTGCTCACGCGGCTCGCCGCGGACTACCCCGCCATCCCGCTCCTCATCACCGAGAACGGCATCCCCGACCGCTCGAGCGATGTGACGGTCGACGACCCCGAACGGCTCGAGTTCTTCAGGGCGCACTTCCAGCAGGCGGCGCGCGCGATCGACGGCGGCGTCCCGCTCGAGGGGTACTATGTGTGGTCGCTCCTCGACAACTTCGAATGGGCCGAGGGCTACACGCAGCGCTGGGGCATCGTCGCGGTCGACTTCGAGACGCAGGAGCGGCTGCCGAAGAGAAGCGCGGGCTTCTACGCCGAGGTCATCGCGGCGAACGCGGTGCCGCCTGCGTAA
- a CDS encoding ClbS/DfsB family four-helix bundle protein, which translates to MVDFTRDELLERNDEEFEALMALIDSLPPERLDEEFAGDARDRNVRDVVAHLHAWHILFEGWYAEGTTGGIPAIPADGYSWSQLAELNEDLRQQWQGTSLHDLLALLKASHQSLQADVALHSDSELSDADSHPWTQGSPLGELALECGGNHYRWARNAIATGLRLEAAA; encoded by the coding sequence ATGGTGGACTTCACGAGAGACGAGCTGCTCGAGCGCAACGACGAGGAGTTCGAGGCGCTCATGGCACTGATCGACTCGCTGCCGCCCGAGCGCCTCGATGAGGAGTTCGCCGGCGACGCCCGCGATCGCAATGTGCGGGACGTCGTGGCCCATCTGCACGCGTGGCACATCCTCTTCGAGGGCTGGTACGCCGAGGGGACGACGGGCGGCATCCCCGCGATCCCGGCCGACGGCTACTCGTGGTCGCAGTTGGCGGAGCTCAACGAGGACCTGCGTCAGCAGTGGCAGGGCACGAGCCTGCACGATCTGCTCGCGCTGCTGAAGGCTTCGCATCAGTCGCTGCAGGCGGACGTGGCGCTCCACTCCGACTCCGAGCTCAGCGACGCCGACAGCCATCCGTGGACGCAGGGGTCGCCGCTCGGCGAGCTGGCGCTCGAGTGCGGCGGCAACCACTACCGCTGGGCTCGCAACGCCATCGCGACAGGGCTCCGCCTGGAGGCCGCCGCCTAG
- a CDS encoding MFS transporter has product MTTADAAPAASGPSGSSSVRRVAWASMVGTSLESFDFYVFAYFSAFFVGPLFFEPLGELGGTLLAFSTVALAFVVRPIGAVIFGHMGDRLGRRATLLWTIGIMGVATGLIGLLPTYAQAGWLGAVLLVLLRIAQGVSLGGEWGGSILLATEHANPVKRAFYAAIPQLGSPVGSILSAALFIVMTIALPADQLAAWGWRIPFLIAFPLLAVSLYLRLTITETPVFEGVVAEGRRDKVPFVTMFRRRPLAILIAIGAALLGIGSYGLMNTYTVNYGVTVLGFSFQDLLIATTIGGLLQLVTIPLFGAWANRIGSAQVVAWGALGTLLITFPMYWLLQFATFPILVGTMIVGGILPTMAWAALGGLMNDLFPDHFRYSALSVSYAFAATVSGFVPLLTTALGGATDFAWWHPGIVLAILSAVTLVAAWAAARLVRTRPVPEAGPAPEELETEVGAAAAR; this is encoded by the coding sequence GTGACAACAGCAGACGCCGCCCCTGCGGCATCCGGTCCATCCGGTTCCTCCTCCGTCCGCCGCGTGGCCTGGGCCTCGATGGTCGGCACCTCCCTCGAGTCGTTCGACTTCTACGTCTTCGCGTACTTCTCGGCCTTCTTCGTCGGACCCCTGTTCTTCGAGCCGCTGGGCGAGCTCGGCGGCACGCTCCTGGCGTTCTCGACCGTCGCGCTCGCGTTCGTCGTGCGCCCGATCGGCGCGGTGATCTTCGGCCACATGGGCGATCGCCTCGGCCGGCGCGCGACCCTCCTGTGGACCATCGGCATCATGGGCGTCGCGACCGGCCTCATCGGCCTGCTGCCGACGTACGCGCAGGCGGGCTGGCTCGGCGCGGTGCTCCTCGTGCTCCTGCGCATCGCGCAGGGCGTCTCGCTCGGCGGCGAGTGGGGCGGATCGATCCTCCTCGCGACCGAGCACGCCAACCCGGTCAAGCGCGCCTTCTACGCCGCCATCCCGCAGCTCGGGTCGCCCGTCGGCTCGATCCTTTCGGCAGCGCTCTTCATCGTCATGACGATCGCGCTTCCGGCCGATCAGCTCGCCGCGTGGGGCTGGCGCATCCCGTTCCTCATCGCCTTCCCGCTGCTCGCGGTCTCGCTCTACTTGCGCCTCACGATCACCGAGACCCCCGTCTTCGAGGGGGTCGTCGCCGAGGGCCGCCGTGACAAGGTGCCGTTCGTGACGATGTTCCGCCGGAGGCCCCTCGCGATCCTCATCGCGATCGGAGCCGCCCTGCTCGGCATCGGGTCGTACGGGCTCATGAACACCTACACCGTCAACTACGGCGTCACCGTGCTCGGCTTCAGCTTCCAGGACCTCCTCATCGCCACGACGATCGGCGGTCTCCTGCAACTCGTGACGATCCCGCTGTTCGGGGCGTGGGCGAATCGCATCGGCTCTGCGCAGGTCGTCGCGTGGGGTGCCCTCGGCACGCTCCTCATCACGTTCCCGATGTACTGGCTGCTCCAGTTCGCGACGTTCCCGATCCTCGTCGGCACGATGATCGTCGGCGGAATCCTCCCGACGATGGCGTGGGCCGCGCTCGGCGGGCTCATGAACGACCTCTTCCCCGACCACTTCCGCTATTCCGCGCTGTCGGTCTCGTACGCGTTCGCGGCGACCGTGAGCGGCTTCGTGCCGCTGCTCACGACCGCGCTCGGAGGTGCGACGGATTTCGCGTGGTGGCATCCGGGCATCGTCCTCGCGATCCTCTCGGCCGTCACCCTCGTCGCGGCGTGGGCGGCGGCGCGCCTGGTGCGCACGCGTCCGGTGCCCGAGGCTGGTCCGGCTCCCGAGGAGCTCGAGACAGAGGTCGGCGCGGCCGCCGCTCGCTGA